The following nucleotide sequence is from Erythrobacter aurantius.
GCGCGCCTATGCCCGCGATATCGGCCTTGCGTTCCAGATTGCCGACGATCTGCTCGACGTGGAGGGCGATCAGGAAAAGGCCGGCAAGGCGCTGCGCAAGGATGACGAACAGGGCAAGCAGACATTCGTCACGCTGATGGGCGTGGACAAGGCCCGCGAACAGGCGCGCGCCTTCGTCGATCAGGCCATCGCGCACCTCGCCAGCCACGGCAAGGAAGCCGACACGCTGCGCGCATTGGCGCGCTTTATCGTCGAGCGGGACAGATAACGGGTAAGCCGGGCGCAGAACCCGGCCGAGCAAGAGGATCAGCACATGACACGCCGCATCGGGATTTACCCCGGAACCTTTGACCCCATCACTCTGGGACATGCCGATATCATCCGGCGCGGGGCCAAACTGGTCGATCATCTGATAATCGGCGTGACCACTAACCCTTCAAAGAACCCTATGTTCTCGACCGAGGAACGCTTTGCCATGGTGGAGCGCGAAGTGAAGGACATGGGCCTCGACAATGTCAGGGTCGTCGGGTTCAACGCGCTGCTGGTGAAGTTCGCGCAGAATCAGGGCGCCTCGGTGATTATCCGCGGGCTGCGTGCCGTCGCGGATTTCGAATACGAATACCAGATGGCGGGTATGAACCAGCAGCTCGACGACAATATTGAAACCGTGTTCCTCATGGCCGATGTCTCGCTGCAACCGATCGCGTCGAAATTGGTCAAGGAAATCGCGATCTACGGCGGCGACATCACCCCCTTCGTCAGCGCGCCCGTGCGCGAGGAAGTGGTGGCGCGGGTCGACCAGATCGGGCGCAAGGGCGATTATTAAGACTGGTGACGTTCACCCAGTCATTCATTGAAGTGTCAGCCGCACACGGTTAGATGCTGCTGCACAATCCGGATCACAAGATGAAGACCGCAATGCTGAAAAACACTCTTGGCGCCTTTGCCGCGCTCGCGCTGCTTACCATTCCTGCCACCGCCTTTGCGCAAAGCGACGAGGGCGATCAGGACACTTCGCGCGATGACGAAGTCGCCGCCAAGGAAGTCGACCGCCGGACCTATCCCGATATCGTCTATGATCAGAGCGTGGAGCCGGAAAACGTCTGGGTGCTTGACCTGTCCAATGGCGAACGGGTGAAAATCCGCTTGATGAAGGAATGGGCTCCCAAGCATGTCGAGCGGATCAAGACGCTGACCCAGCAGGGCTTTTACGACGGCATCATCTTCCACCGCGTGATTGACGGCTTCATGGCGCAGGGCGGCGATCCGACGGGCACCGGGCAGGGCGGATCTGAGCTTCCCGACCTCGAAGAGGAATTCAATCCGATGCCGCATGTGCGCGGCAGCGTGGCGATGGCCCGCGCGAATGAGGAAAACAGCGCCAACAGCCAGTTCTTCATCGTGTTCTATCCGCGTTTCAGCCTCGACAAGCGGTACACCAATTTCGGCCGCGTGATCGAGAACATGGCCGCTGTCGATGCGATCAACCGCGGGGAGCCGCCGCAGAACCCGACGCGCATCCTGCAGGCTTCGCTGCTGAGCGATGGCAAGCCGAAGCCGGTCGCCGCGCCGCAACCGCAGCCCGAAGCGGAAATCACCGCCGATCTGCTGAACGCGCCGCTGCAGTAGAAACAGGCTTTCGCAGGCGGCGCGCAGGCACTAGACGCGCCTACCATGCGTGTTGACCTGTTCGATTTCGACCTTCCGCAAGAGCTGATCGCGCTGCGCCCGGTGCGCCCGCGCGATGCTGCGCGCATGCTGCTGGTGCGCGGGCAGGAAGCTGCTTTCGAAGACAAGGGTGTGCTGGACCTGCCCGGCCTGCTCGAACCGGGCGATGTGCTGGTGTTCAACGATACCCGCGTGATCCCCGCGCAGCTCGAAGGGCGGCGTGCAGGGGGCGAAGCGAGGATCGGCGCGACGCTACACAAACGCATCGACTTGCGCCGTTGGCAGGCATTTGTGCGCAATGCCAAGCGGGTGAAGGAAGGCGACCAGATCGTTTTTGGCGGCGGCGTCACCGCGATTGCCGAAGCGCGCCATGGCGACGGCTCGATCACGCTGTTCTTTGAAGGCGAGGAACCGGTCGAAGTGCTGCTGGACCGCGCCGGAACCATGCCCTTGCCACCCTATATCGCGCAGCGGCGCGGCGTGGATGAGCAGGACCAGCAGGATTACCAGACCATGTTCGCGAAGGAGGACGGCGCGGTTGCCGCACCCACCGCTTCGCTCCATTTCACGGATCGGCTTGTCGCCGCGCTGGATGCACGCGGGATCAAGCGGGAGATGCTGACGCTGCACGTAGGCGCGGGGACGTTCCTTCCGGTGAAGGCGGACGATACCGATGATCACCAGATGCATTCCGAATTTGGCCGTATCAATGCCGCCACTGCCGCGCGGCTCAATCAGGCGCGGGCTGAGGGCGGGCGGATCATCGCAGTGGGCACGACTTCGCTGCGGCTGCTGGAAAGCGCGGCGGATGAAAACCGGGTGATCCACGAATTCGCGGGCGATACCGACATCTTCATCACGCCGGGCTACACCTTCCGCGCGGTGGACGGATTGATGACCAATTTCCACCTGCCCAAATCGACCCTGATGATGCTGGTCAGCGCTTTGATGGGGCGCGATCGGATGATGGCGGCCTACGCCCACGCGATCGCGGGCAAGTATCGCTTCTACTCCTACGGCGATTCTTCCCTGCTTTTGCCATAGGCCGCGCTTGCAATCGCTTGTGCCTGTGCCACATGACGGGGCGTGACCGAAATCATCCTCGACATCAAAGGCCTGACCAAGGTCTACAGCGGCGGCACAAGGGCGCTCGACGGGGTGGATCTCGTCATCCGCAAGGGCGAGATCTTCGCGCTGCTCGGCCCCAATGGCGCGGGAAAGACCACCCTTATTGGCTCGGTCTGCGGGCTGGTGCGGCCAACATCAGGCACGATCGCCGCTTTCGGCCATGATCTTGCAAAGGACTGGCGTGCGGCACGCGCACGCATCGGGCTGGTGCCGCAAGAGCTTAGCACCGACATGTTCGAAACCGTCGAACGCGCG
It contains:
- a CDS encoding peptidylprolyl isomerase, whose protein sequence is MLKNTLGAFAALALLTIPATAFAQSDEGDQDTSRDDEVAAKEVDRRTYPDIVYDQSVEPENVWVLDLSNGERVKIRLMKEWAPKHVERIKTLTQQGFYDGIIFHRVIDGFMAQGGDPTGTGQGGSELPDLEEEFNPMPHVRGSVAMARANEENSANSQFFIVFYPRFSLDKRYTNFGRVIENMAAVDAINRGEPPQNPTRILQASLLSDGKPKPVAAPQPQPEAEITADLLNAPLQ
- the coaD gene encoding pantetheine-phosphate adenylyltransferase: MTRRIGIYPGTFDPITLGHADIIRRGAKLVDHLIIGVTTNPSKNPMFSTEERFAMVEREVKDMGLDNVRVVGFNALLVKFAQNQGASVIIRGLRAVADFEYEYQMAGMNQQLDDNIETVFLMADVSLQPIASKLVKEIAIYGGDITPFVSAPVREEVVARVDQIGRKGDY
- the queA gene encoding tRNA preQ1(34) S-adenosylmethionine ribosyltransferase-isomerase QueA; this translates as MRVDLFDFDLPQELIALRPVRPRDAARMLLVRGQEAAFEDKGVLDLPGLLEPGDVLVFNDTRVIPAQLEGRRAGGEARIGATLHKRIDLRRWQAFVRNAKRVKEGDQIVFGGGVTAIAEARHGDGSITLFFEGEEPVEVLLDRAGTMPLPPYIAQRRGVDEQDQQDYQTMFAKEDGAVAAPTASLHFTDRLVAALDARGIKREMLTLHVGAGTFLPVKADDTDDHQMHSEFGRINAATAARLNQARAEGGRIIAVGTTSLRLLESAADENRVIHEFAGDTDIFITPGYTFRAVDGLMTNFHLPKSTLMMLVSALMGRDRMMAAYAHAIAGKYRFYSYGDSSLLLP